One Nicotiana tomentosiformis chromosome 4, ASM39032v3, whole genome shotgun sequence genomic window carries:
- the LOC104100123 gene encoding neutral ceramidase 2-like, giving the protein MTGPAAQVNMMGYGNFDQVTGGIHFRLRARTFIVAENSKGSRFAFVNLDAGMASQLVTIKVLERLKSMYGNLYSKDNVAISGTHTHAGPGGYLQYVTYTVTSLGFVPQSFEAIVTAIEHSIVQAHDNLKPGSIFINKGDLENAAAGINRSPSAYLFNPKEERSKYLNNVDTLMTLLKFVDGETRKSVGAFNWFATHGTSMSRNNKLISGDNKGAAARFFEDWFASQEKNSSTNSTTYSKVIGRNQDLFDKASTIKATGGKDCANTTSQGFKVRKNKELKFVGAFCQSNVGDVSPNVRGAFCIDSGLPCDFNHSSCHGNDQLCVGRGPGYPYEILSTKIIGERQFQKAVELFTSAKQELTGKIDYRHVYLNFTNIKVQLEGNKVVQTCPAALGPGFAAGTTDGPGVFGFQQGDTEINPFWKKLRDVLREPSPYQVDCQKPKTVLLDTGEMSWPYPWAPAILPIQIIRLGSLIILSVPGEFTTMAGRRLREAVKETLISSGNGEFDDQTEVVIAGLTNAYSQYITTFEEYEQQRYEAASTLYGPHTLSAYIQEFKKLAKSMAKGEQISKGPSPPDLLSIQLSLLPNPTGDSPPQGINFGDIKQDINVPKSGTFKKGDKAIATFWSANPRYDLLTEGTFAVVEMLQGKNWIPAYDDDDFCLIFKWLAENITAIAAAAAAANATAHVNSYSYATLEWEVPDEANHGVYRLRHFGSTKKTNESPNSYYTGASSAFTVS; this is encoded by the exons ATGACTGGCCCAGCTGCTCAAGTAAACATGATGGGATATGGTAATTTTGATCAAGTTACTGGCGGTATACATTTCAGGTTAAGAGCTAGGACTTTCATTGTTGCTGAAAATTCAAAAGGTTCGAGGTTTGCTTTCGTTAACCTTGATGCTGGGATGGCTTCACAACTTGTGACAATAAAAGTACTTGAGAGACTAAAATCAAT GTATGGAAATTTATACAGTAAAGATAATGTTGCAATAAGTGGGACACATACTCATGCTGGTCCAGGAGGTTACTTGCAATACGTGACTTATACTGTAACTTCACTTGGCTTTGTTCCTCAGTCATTTGAGGCCATTGTTACTGCTATTGAACACAGCATTGTCCAAGCTCATGACAATCTAAAGCCTGGTTCCATCTTTATCAACAAAG GGGATCTAGAGAATGCAGCTGCAGGTATAAACAGGAGTCCAAGTGCATATCTATTCAACCCTAAAGAAGAGAGGTCCAAATATCTTAACAATGTTGATACTCTAATGACCcttttgaaatttgtggatgGAGAGACTAGAAAAAGTGTTGGTGCATTCAACTGGTTTGCAACACATGGAACTTCAATGAGCAGAAATAACAAGCTTATCAGTGGAGATAACAAAGGTGCAGCTGCTAGGTTCTTTGAGGACTGGTTTGCTTCTCAGGAGAAAAATTCCTCAACAAATTCTACCACTTACTCTAAGGTGATAGGTAG AAACCAAGATTTGTTCGATAAAGCATCCACAATCAAGGCCACAGGAGGAAAAGATTGTGCAAATACAACAAGCCAAGGGTTTAAGGTGAGGAAGAACAAAGAATTGAAATTTGTTGGAGCATTTTGCCAATCAAATGTTGGAGATGTCAGCCCAAATGTGCGTGGAGCATTTTGCATTGACAGTGGATTACCTTGTGATTTTAATCACTCTTCTTGTCATGGCAATGACCAACTCTGTGTGGGCCGTGGGCCTGG ATATCCATATGAAATCTTGAGTACAAAGATTATTGGAGAGAGACAGTTTCAAAAGGCTGTTGAGCTTTTCACTTCAGCTAAACAAGAATTAACAGGGAAGATTGATTATCGCCATGTTTATTTAAACTTTACAAATATTAAAGTTCAATTAGAAGGAAATAAGGTTGTCCAAACATGCCCTGCAGCATTGGGCCCAGGATTTGCTGCTGGAACTACTGATGGGCCTGGTGTTTTTGGTTTCCAGCAAGGCGATACCGAG ATCAATCCATTTTGGAAAAAGCTAAGAGATGTGTTAAGAGAACCAAGCCCATATCAAGTGGACTGTCAAAAGCCCAAGACTGTTTTGCTGGACACTGGAGAAATGTCTTGGCCCTATCCGTGGGCG CCAGCAATACTTCCAATTCAAATTATTAGGCTGGGAAGTCTCATCATTCTCTCTGTGCCAGGAG AGTTTACAACAATGGCTGGTCGTCGATTAAGAGAGGCAGTAAAAGAAACACTAATAAGCAGTGGAAATGGCGAATTTGACGACCAAACTGAGGTCGTCATAGCAGGCCTAACCAACGCTTACTCACAGTATATAACAACTTTTGAAGAATACGAGCAACAAAGATACGAG GCTGCATCTACCCTATATGGTCCCCATACATTATCAGCATATATTCAAGAATTCAAGAAGTTAGCTAAATCTATGGCAAAAGGAGAACAAATTTCTAAAGGACCTTCACCTCCAGATCTTTTGTCAATTCAACTTAGTCTACTACCAAATCCTACTGGTGACTCACCTCCACAAGGCATAAATTTTGGTGATATTAAACAAGACATAAATGTACCAAAATCAGGAACATTTAAAAAGGGTGACAAAGCAATTGCTACATTCTGGAGTGCAAATCCAAGATATGACTTACTTACTGAAGGCACATTTGCTGTTGTGGAAATGCTTCAAGGCAAAAACTGGATACCTGCATATGATGACGACGATTTTTGCTTGATCTTTAAATGGCTAGCAGAAAATATTACTGCtattgctgctgctgctgctgctgcaaATGCTACTGCTCATGTGAATAGTTATAGTTATGCTACACTTGAATGGGAAGTACCAGACGAGGCTAATCATGGCGTTTATCGCTTAAGGCATTTTGGATCAACAAAGAAAACGAATGAATCACCAAACTCGTATTATACTGGTGCATCTAGTGCTTTTACTGTGTCTTAG